From a single Leopardus geoffroyi isolate Oge1 chromosome E1, O.geoffroyi_Oge1_pat1.0, whole genome shotgun sequence genomic region:
- the KCNH6 gene encoding potassium voltage-gated channel subfamily H member 6 isoform X2, translating into MPVRRGHVAPQNTYLDTIIRKFEGQSRKFLIANAQMENCAIIYCNDGFCELFGYSRVEVMQRPCTCDFLTGPNTPRSAMSRLAQALLGTEECKVDILYYRKDASSFRCLVDVVPVKNEDGAVIMFILNFEDLAQLLAKSERRSLSQCLLSQSFLGSEGSHGRPGAQGPGTGRVKYRTISQIPQFTLNFVEFNLEKHRSGSTTEIEIIAPHKVVERTQNVTEKVTQVLSLGADVLPEYKLQAPRIHRGTLLHYSPFKAVWDWLILLLVIYTAIFTPYSAAFLLSDQDESQRMDCGYTCSPLTVVDLIVDIMFVVDIVINFRTTYVNTNDEVVSHPRRIAIHYFKGWFLIDMVAAIPFDLLIFRTGSDETTTLIGLLKTARLLRLVRVARKLDRYSEYGAAVLFLLMCTFALIAHWLACIWYAIGNVERPYLEPKIGWLDSLGAQLGKRYNGSDPASGPSVQDKYVTALYFTFSSLTSVGFGNVSPNTNSEKVFSICVMLIGSLMYASIFGNVSAIIQRLYSGTARYHTQMLRVKEFIRFHQIPNPLRQRLEEYFQHAWSYTNGIDMNAVLKGFPECLQADICLHLHRALLQHCPAFRGASKGCLRALAVKFKTTHAPPGDTLVHLGDVLSTLYFISRGSIEILRDDVVVAILGKNDIFGEPISLHARPGKSSADVRALTYCDLHKIQRADLLEVLDMYPAFADSFWSKLEVTFNLRDAGGGLQSSPQPAPGSQDRQGFFLSDNQSAAAPSLSISDASGLWPELLHQMPPRPRDSPPNPQGDPDCWPRELGSRLEQLQAQMNRLESRMSSDLSRILQLLQQPLPQGHTGYILGAPTSNDLALFPVASATQSPGTRLPQGGLPPAQVPGCGDLNKCRLKRKNSSSGVPPLVMATDKILTLSLEQEQPEGLLSPLASPLHPLEVQGLICGPRFPSLPERLGPVPKQLEFQRHGSDPGLARS; encoded by the exons ATGCCTGTCCGCAGGGGCCACGTCGCGCCCCAAAACACGTACCTGGACACCATCATCCGCAAGTTCGAGGGCCAGA GTCGGAAGTTCCTGATCGCCAATGCTCAGATGGAGAACTGTGCCATCATTTACTGCAACGACGGCTTCTGTGAACTCTTCGGCTACTCCCGAGTGGAGGTGATGCAGCGACCGTGCACCTGTGACTTCCTCACAGGCCCCAATACCCCACGCAGTGCCATGTCCCGTCTAGCGCAGGCCCTACTGGGGACAGAGGAGTGCAAGGTGGACATCCTCTACTACCGCAAAGATG CCTCCAGCTTCCGATGCCTGGTGGACGTGGTACCTGTGAAGAACGAGGATGGAGCCGTTATCATGTTCATCCTCAACTTCGAGGATCTGGCCCAGCTCCTGGCCAAGAGCGAGCGCCGCAGCCTGTCCCAGTGCCTGCTGTCCCAGAGCTTCCTGGGCTCCG AGGGCTCTCATGGCAGGCCAGGTGCACAGGGTCCTGGCACAGGCAGGGTCAAGTACAGGACCATCAGCCAGATCCCGCAGTTCACACTCAACTTTGTGGAGTTCAACCTGGAGAAGCACCGCTCGGGCTCCACGACAGAGATTGAGATCATCGCACCACACAAGGTGGTGGAGCGGACCCAGAACGTCACCGAGAAGGTCACCCAG gttctGTCCCTGGGCGCGGACGTGCTGCCGGAGTACAAGCTGCAGGCGCCACGCATCCACCGTGGGACCCTCCTGCACTATAGCCCCTTCAAGGCCGTGTGGGACTGGCTCATCCTGCTGCTGGTCATCTACACAGCCATCTTCACGCCCTACTCGGCCGCTTTCCTGCTCAGCGACCAGGATGAATCTCAACGCATGGACTGCGGCTACACCTGCAGTCCACTCACTGTGGTGGACCTCATCGTAGACATCATGTTCGTTGTGGACATTGTCATCAACTTCCGCACCACCTACGTCAACACCAATGACGAGGTGGTCAGTCACCCTCGCCGCATTGCCATCCACTACTTCAAGGGCTGGTTCCTCATTGACATGGTGGCTGCCATCCCATTTGACCTTCTCATCTTCCGCACCGGCTCTGATGAG aCCACAACCCTGATCGGGCTGCTGAAAACGGCAAGGTTGCTGCGGCTGGTGCGTGTGGCACGGAAGCTGGACCGCTACTCTGAGTATGGAGCGGCCGTGCTTTTCCTGCTCATGTGCACCTTCGCACTCATTGCACACTGGCTGGCCTGCATCTGGTATGCCATCGGCAACGTGGAGCGGCCCTACCTGGAGCCCAAGATCGGCTGGCTGGACAGCCTGGGTGCCCAGCTTGGCAAGCGCTACAACGGCAGCGACCCGGCCTCTGGCCCCTCAGTGCAGGACAAGTATGTTACGGCCCTGTACTTCACCTTCAGCAGCCTTACCAGCGTGGGCTTCGGCAATGTCTCCCCCAACACCAACTCTGAGAAGGTCTTCTCTATCTGCGTCATGCTCATCGGCT CCCTCATGTACGCCAGCATCTTTGGCAACGTGTCTGCCATCATCCAGCGTCTGTACTCCGGCACTGCCCGCTACCACACGCAGATGCTGAGAGTCAAGGAGTTCATCCGCTTCCACCAGATCCCCAACCCGCTGCGGCAGCGCCTGGAAGAGTACTTCCAGCACGCCTGGTCCTACACCAACGGCATTGACATGAACGCG GTGCTGAAGGGCTTCCCCGAGTGCCTGCAGGCCGACATCTGCCTGCACCTGCACCGCGCGCTGCTGCAGCACTGCCCAGCCTTCCGCGGCGCCAGCAAGGGCTGCCTGCGCGCGCTGGCGGTCAAGTTCAAGACCACGCACGCACCGCCTGGGGACACGCTGGTGCACCTCGGCGATGTGCTCTCCACGCTCTACTTCATCTCCCGAGGTTCCATCGAGATCTTGCGTGACGACGTGGTCGTGGCCATCCTAG GAAAGAACGACATCTTTGGGGAGCCCATTAGCCTTCACGCCCGGCCTGGCAAGTCCAGTGCAGATGTGCGGGCCCTGACCTACTGTGACCTGCACAAGATCCAGCGGGCAGACCTGCTGGAGGTGCTGGACATGTACCCTGCGTTTGCAGACAGCTTCTGGAGTAAGCTGGAAGTCACCTTCAACCTGCGGGAC GCAGGCGGGGGTCTCCAGTCATCACCCCAACCAGCTCCAGGCAGCCAGGACCGCCAAGGCTTCTTCCTCAGTGACAACCAGTCAG CTGCAGCCCCTTCTCTGAGCATCTCAGATGCATCTGGCCTCTGGCCTGAGTTGCTGCATCAAATGCCCCCAAGGCCAAGGGACAGCCCCCCAAACCCTCAGGGAGACCCAGACTGCTGGCCTCGGGAGCTAGGCTCCAGGCTGGAGCAGCTTCAGGCCCAGATGAACAG GTTGGAGTCCCGCATGTCCTCAGACCTCAGCCGCATCCTACAGCTCCTTcagcagcccctgccccagggccacaCTGGCTACATTCTAGGAGCCCCTACCTCCAATGACTTGGCCTTGTTTCCTGTGGCCTCAGCCACTCAGAGTCCAGGAACTAGGCTGCCCCAGGGTGGTCTGCCCCCTGCACAG GTCCCAGGCTGTGGTGACTTGAACAAGTGTAGGCTGAAGCGAAAGAACTCCTCCTCCGGGGTGCCTCCCCTGGTCATGGCAACAGACAAAATTCTCACACTGTCCCTGGAACAGGAACAGCCTGAGGGGCTTCTGTCACCCCTAGCCTCACCTCTGCATCCCCTGGAGGTACAGGGACTCATCTGTGGTCCCcgttttccctcccttcctgaaCGCCTTGGCCCCGTCCCTAAGCAGCTGGAGTTTCAGAGACATGGCTCAGATCCTGGGTTGGCCAGGAGTTAG
- the KCNH6 gene encoding potassium voltage-gated channel subfamily H member 6 isoform X3 has translation MPVRRGHVAPQNTYLDTIIRKFEGQSRKFLIANAQMENCAIIYCNDGFCELFGYSRVEVMQRPCTCDFLTGPNTPRSAMSRLAQALLGTEECKVDILYYRKDASSFRCLVDVVPVKNEDGAVIMFILNFEDLAQLLAKSERRSLSQCLLSQSFLGSEGSHGRPGAQGPGTGRVKYRTISQIPQFTLNFVEFNLEKHRSGSTTEIEIIAPHKVVERTQNVTEKVTQVLSLGADVLPEYKLQAPRIHRGTLLHYSPFKAVWDWLILLLVIYTAIFTPYSAAFLLSDQDESQRMDCGYTCSPLTVVDLIVDIMFVVDIVINFRTTYVNTNDEVVSHPRRIAIHYFKGWFLIDMVAAIPFDLLIFRTGSDETTTLIGLLKTARLLRLVRVARKLDRYSEYGAAVLFLLMCTFALIAHWLACIWYAIGNVERPYLEPKIGWLDSLGAQLGKRYNGSDPASGPSVQDKYVTALYFTFSSLTSVGFGNVSPNTNSEKVFSICVMLIGSLMYASIFGNVSAIIQRLYSGTARYHTQMLRVKEFIRFHQIPNPLRQRLEEYFQHAWSYTNGIDMNAVLKGFPECLQADICLHLHRALLQHCPAFRGASKGCLRALAVKFKTTHAPPGDTLVHLGDVLSTLYFISRGSIEILRDDVVVAILGKNDIFGEPISLHARPGKSSADVRALTYCDLHKIQRADLLEVLDMYPAFADSFWSKLEVTFNLRDAGVSSHHPNQLQAARTAKASSSVTTSQLQPLL, from the exons ATGCCTGTCCGCAGGGGCCACGTCGCGCCCCAAAACACGTACCTGGACACCATCATCCGCAAGTTCGAGGGCCAGA GTCGGAAGTTCCTGATCGCCAATGCTCAGATGGAGAACTGTGCCATCATTTACTGCAACGACGGCTTCTGTGAACTCTTCGGCTACTCCCGAGTGGAGGTGATGCAGCGACCGTGCACCTGTGACTTCCTCACAGGCCCCAATACCCCACGCAGTGCCATGTCCCGTCTAGCGCAGGCCCTACTGGGGACAGAGGAGTGCAAGGTGGACATCCTCTACTACCGCAAAGATG CCTCCAGCTTCCGATGCCTGGTGGACGTGGTACCTGTGAAGAACGAGGATGGAGCCGTTATCATGTTCATCCTCAACTTCGAGGATCTGGCCCAGCTCCTGGCCAAGAGCGAGCGCCGCAGCCTGTCCCAGTGCCTGCTGTCCCAGAGCTTCCTGGGCTCCG AGGGCTCTCATGGCAGGCCAGGTGCACAGGGTCCTGGCACAGGCAGGGTCAAGTACAGGACCATCAGCCAGATCCCGCAGTTCACACTCAACTTTGTGGAGTTCAACCTGGAGAAGCACCGCTCGGGCTCCACGACAGAGATTGAGATCATCGCACCACACAAGGTGGTGGAGCGGACCCAGAACGTCACCGAGAAGGTCACCCAG gttctGTCCCTGGGCGCGGACGTGCTGCCGGAGTACAAGCTGCAGGCGCCACGCATCCACCGTGGGACCCTCCTGCACTATAGCCCCTTCAAGGCCGTGTGGGACTGGCTCATCCTGCTGCTGGTCATCTACACAGCCATCTTCACGCCCTACTCGGCCGCTTTCCTGCTCAGCGACCAGGATGAATCTCAACGCATGGACTGCGGCTACACCTGCAGTCCACTCACTGTGGTGGACCTCATCGTAGACATCATGTTCGTTGTGGACATTGTCATCAACTTCCGCACCACCTACGTCAACACCAATGACGAGGTGGTCAGTCACCCTCGCCGCATTGCCATCCACTACTTCAAGGGCTGGTTCCTCATTGACATGGTGGCTGCCATCCCATTTGACCTTCTCATCTTCCGCACCGGCTCTGATGAG aCCACAACCCTGATCGGGCTGCTGAAAACGGCAAGGTTGCTGCGGCTGGTGCGTGTGGCACGGAAGCTGGACCGCTACTCTGAGTATGGAGCGGCCGTGCTTTTCCTGCTCATGTGCACCTTCGCACTCATTGCACACTGGCTGGCCTGCATCTGGTATGCCATCGGCAACGTGGAGCGGCCCTACCTGGAGCCCAAGATCGGCTGGCTGGACAGCCTGGGTGCCCAGCTTGGCAAGCGCTACAACGGCAGCGACCCGGCCTCTGGCCCCTCAGTGCAGGACAAGTATGTTACGGCCCTGTACTTCACCTTCAGCAGCCTTACCAGCGTGGGCTTCGGCAATGTCTCCCCCAACACCAACTCTGAGAAGGTCTTCTCTATCTGCGTCATGCTCATCGGCT CCCTCATGTACGCCAGCATCTTTGGCAACGTGTCTGCCATCATCCAGCGTCTGTACTCCGGCACTGCCCGCTACCACACGCAGATGCTGAGAGTCAAGGAGTTCATCCGCTTCCACCAGATCCCCAACCCGCTGCGGCAGCGCCTGGAAGAGTACTTCCAGCACGCCTGGTCCTACACCAACGGCATTGACATGAACGCG GTGCTGAAGGGCTTCCCCGAGTGCCTGCAGGCCGACATCTGCCTGCACCTGCACCGCGCGCTGCTGCAGCACTGCCCAGCCTTCCGCGGCGCCAGCAAGGGCTGCCTGCGCGCGCTGGCGGTCAAGTTCAAGACCACGCACGCACCGCCTGGGGACACGCTGGTGCACCTCGGCGATGTGCTCTCCACGCTCTACTTCATCTCCCGAGGTTCCATCGAGATCTTGCGTGACGACGTGGTCGTGGCCATCCTAG GAAAGAACGACATCTTTGGGGAGCCCATTAGCCTTCACGCCCGGCCTGGCAAGTCCAGTGCAGATGTGCGGGCCCTGACCTACTGTGACCTGCACAAGATCCAGCGGGCAGACCTGCTGGAGGTGCTGGACATGTACCCTGCGTTTGCAGACAGCTTCTGGAGTAAGCTGGAAGTCACCTTCAACCTGCGGGAC GCGGGGGTCTCCAGTCATCACCCCAACCAGCTCCAGGCAGCCAGGACCGCCAAGGCTTCTTCCTCAGTGACAACCAGTCAG CTGCAGCCCCTTCTCTGA
- the KCNH6 gene encoding potassium voltage-gated channel subfamily H member 6 isoform X1 translates to MPVRRGHVAPQNTYLDTIIRKFEGQSRKFLIANAQMENCAIIYCNDGFCELFGYSRVEVMQRPCTCDFLTGPNTPRSAMSRLAQALLGTEECKVDILYYRKDASSFRCLVDVVPVKNEDGAVIMFILNFEDLAQLLAKSERRSLSQCLLSQSFLGSEGSHGRPGAQGPGTGRVKYRTISQIPQFTLNFVEFNLEKHRSGSTTEIEIIAPHKVVERTQNVTEKVTQVLSLGADVLPEYKLQAPRIHRGTLLHYSPFKAVWDWLILLLVIYTAIFTPYSAAFLLSDQDESQRMDCGYTCSPLTVVDLIVDIMFVVDIVINFRTTYVNTNDEVVSHPRRIAIHYFKGWFLIDMVAAIPFDLLIFRTGSDETTTLIGLLKTARLLRLVRVARKLDRYSEYGAAVLFLLMCTFALIAHWLACIWYAIGNVERPYLEPKIGWLDSLGAQLGKRYNGSDPASGPSVQDKYVTALYFTFSSLTSVGFGNVSPNTNSEKVFSICVMLIGSLMYASIFGNVSAIIQRLYSGTARYHTQMLRVKEFIRFHQIPNPLRQRLEEYFQHAWSYTNGIDMNAVLKGFPECLQADICLHLHRALLQHCPAFRGASKGCLRALAVKFKTTHAPPGDTLVHLGDVLSTLYFISRGSIEILRDDVVVAILGKNDIFGEPISLHARPGKSSADVRALTYCDLHKIQRADLLEVLDMYPAFADSFWSKLEVTFNLRDAGGGLQSSPQPAPGSQDRQGFFLSDNQSAAAPSLSISDASGLWPELLHQMPPRPRDSPPNPQGDPDCWPRELGSRLEQLQAQMNRLESRMSSDLSRILQLLQQPLPQGHTGYILGAPTSNDLALFPVASATQSPGTRLPQGGLPPAQVPGCGDLNKCRLKRKNSSSGVPPLVMATDKILTLSLEQEQPEGLLSPLASPLHPLENYTPLHGPGPKVSETSCQEPVNRLEMKVSSVVDTSERRVPAPSRSAPHGSMMTFGTLAGSGMSHS, encoded by the exons ATGCCTGTCCGCAGGGGCCACGTCGCGCCCCAAAACACGTACCTGGACACCATCATCCGCAAGTTCGAGGGCCAGA GTCGGAAGTTCCTGATCGCCAATGCTCAGATGGAGAACTGTGCCATCATTTACTGCAACGACGGCTTCTGTGAACTCTTCGGCTACTCCCGAGTGGAGGTGATGCAGCGACCGTGCACCTGTGACTTCCTCACAGGCCCCAATACCCCACGCAGTGCCATGTCCCGTCTAGCGCAGGCCCTACTGGGGACAGAGGAGTGCAAGGTGGACATCCTCTACTACCGCAAAGATG CCTCCAGCTTCCGATGCCTGGTGGACGTGGTACCTGTGAAGAACGAGGATGGAGCCGTTATCATGTTCATCCTCAACTTCGAGGATCTGGCCCAGCTCCTGGCCAAGAGCGAGCGCCGCAGCCTGTCCCAGTGCCTGCTGTCCCAGAGCTTCCTGGGCTCCG AGGGCTCTCATGGCAGGCCAGGTGCACAGGGTCCTGGCACAGGCAGGGTCAAGTACAGGACCATCAGCCAGATCCCGCAGTTCACACTCAACTTTGTGGAGTTCAACCTGGAGAAGCACCGCTCGGGCTCCACGACAGAGATTGAGATCATCGCACCACACAAGGTGGTGGAGCGGACCCAGAACGTCACCGAGAAGGTCACCCAG gttctGTCCCTGGGCGCGGACGTGCTGCCGGAGTACAAGCTGCAGGCGCCACGCATCCACCGTGGGACCCTCCTGCACTATAGCCCCTTCAAGGCCGTGTGGGACTGGCTCATCCTGCTGCTGGTCATCTACACAGCCATCTTCACGCCCTACTCGGCCGCTTTCCTGCTCAGCGACCAGGATGAATCTCAACGCATGGACTGCGGCTACACCTGCAGTCCACTCACTGTGGTGGACCTCATCGTAGACATCATGTTCGTTGTGGACATTGTCATCAACTTCCGCACCACCTACGTCAACACCAATGACGAGGTGGTCAGTCACCCTCGCCGCATTGCCATCCACTACTTCAAGGGCTGGTTCCTCATTGACATGGTGGCTGCCATCCCATTTGACCTTCTCATCTTCCGCACCGGCTCTGATGAG aCCACAACCCTGATCGGGCTGCTGAAAACGGCAAGGTTGCTGCGGCTGGTGCGTGTGGCACGGAAGCTGGACCGCTACTCTGAGTATGGAGCGGCCGTGCTTTTCCTGCTCATGTGCACCTTCGCACTCATTGCACACTGGCTGGCCTGCATCTGGTATGCCATCGGCAACGTGGAGCGGCCCTACCTGGAGCCCAAGATCGGCTGGCTGGACAGCCTGGGTGCCCAGCTTGGCAAGCGCTACAACGGCAGCGACCCGGCCTCTGGCCCCTCAGTGCAGGACAAGTATGTTACGGCCCTGTACTTCACCTTCAGCAGCCTTACCAGCGTGGGCTTCGGCAATGTCTCCCCCAACACCAACTCTGAGAAGGTCTTCTCTATCTGCGTCATGCTCATCGGCT CCCTCATGTACGCCAGCATCTTTGGCAACGTGTCTGCCATCATCCAGCGTCTGTACTCCGGCACTGCCCGCTACCACACGCAGATGCTGAGAGTCAAGGAGTTCATCCGCTTCCACCAGATCCCCAACCCGCTGCGGCAGCGCCTGGAAGAGTACTTCCAGCACGCCTGGTCCTACACCAACGGCATTGACATGAACGCG GTGCTGAAGGGCTTCCCCGAGTGCCTGCAGGCCGACATCTGCCTGCACCTGCACCGCGCGCTGCTGCAGCACTGCCCAGCCTTCCGCGGCGCCAGCAAGGGCTGCCTGCGCGCGCTGGCGGTCAAGTTCAAGACCACGCACGCACCGCCTGGGGACACGCTGGTGCACCTCGGCGATGTGCTCTCCACGCTCTACTTCATCTCCCGAGGTTCCATCGAGATCTTGCGTGACGACGTGGTCGTGGCCATCCTAG GAAAGAACGACATCTTTGGGGAGCCCATTAGCCTTCACGCCCGGCCTGGCAAGTCCAGTGCAGATGTGCGGGCCCTGACCTACTGTGACCTGCACAAGATCCAGCGGGCAGACCTGCTGGAGGTGCTGGACATGTACCCTGCGTTTGCAGACAGCTTCTGGAGTAAGCTGGAAGTCACCTTCAACCTGCGGGAC GCAGGCGGGGGTCTCCAGTCATCACCCCAACCAGCTCCAGGCAGCCAGGACCGCCAAGGCTTCTTCCTCAGTGACAACCAGTCAG CTGCAGCCCCTTCTCTGAGCATCTCAGATGCATCTGGCCTCTGGCCTGAGTTGCTGCATCAAATGCCCCCAAGGCCAAGGGACAGCCCCCCAAACCCTCAGGGAGACCCAGACTGCTGGCCTCGGGAGCTAGGCTCCAGGCTGGAGCAGCTTCAGGCCCAGATGAACAG GTTGGAGTCCCGCATGTCCTCAGACCTCAGCCGCATCCTACAGCTCCTTcagcagcccctgccccagggccacaCTGGCTACATTCTAGGAGCCCCTACCTCCAATGACTTGGCCTTGTTTCCTGTGGCCTCAGCCACTCAGAGTCCAGGAACTAGGCTGCCCCAGGGTGGTCTGCCCCCTGCACAG GTCCCAGGCTGTGGTGACTTGAACAAGTGTAGGCTGAAGCGAAAGAACTCCTCCTCCGGGGTGCCTCCCCTGGTCATGGCAACAGACAAAATTCTCACACTGTCCCTGGAACAGGAACAGCCTGAGGGGCTTCTGTCACCCCTAGCCTCACCTCTGCATCCCCTGGAG AACTATACACCGCTTCACGGACCAGGACCCAAGGTTAGTGAGACCTCCTGCCAAGAGCCTGTAAACCGACTGGAGATGAAAGTGTCCTCTGTAGTGGACACATCAGAGCGCAGAGTTCCAGCCCCCAGCCGCTCTGCCCCTCATGGTTCTATGATGACCTTTGGGACTCTAGCGGGCAGTGGAATGTCTCACAGCTAA